A genome region from Gadus chalcogrammus isolate NIFS_2021 chromosome 5, NIFS_Gcha_1.0, whole genome shotgun sequence includes the following:
- the LOC130382129 gene encoding doublecortin domain-containing protein 2C has product MPPLPGRLASQPPTKTIIVYRNGDAFFPGRKLVVKQRQVTTFDSLLTLLTSGLEASFGAVRNVYTPREGHKVSELEELRTGERYVAAGAERFKRLSYLLITPRKPEPKKKEEIKPVTHSRIVVPARCLRSNKDSCTINVFTNGDVFVPPARILIPKFTLSSWEKVLALVTEKVELRTGAVHGLFSLEGRPLRGPEDLRSHQYYVAVGAERFRVKAYSQWFAAAGFREDLEHTARGRMKQPSAAGRPTQPNNTQVATDPLLLSVGEGSAFRGRSQREEVAGAVEVQEESELEVELPIDQVEAREVEEESVQRGIEPSGISEGLQGRRLPGRWPMGVSGRDIGTAVFHNAIIQRAVTVMIFSEDSHSVLL; this is encoded by the exons ATGCCGCCCCTCCCAGGCAGGCTAGCCTCTCAGCCTCCCACCAAAACCATCATTGTGTACAGGAATGGGGATGCTTTCTTCCCAGGAAGAAAATTAGTGGTCAAACAACGCCAAGTGACCACCTTTGACTCTCTTTTAACACTTCTGACGAGTGGACTTGAGGCTTCCTTCGGAGCGGTCAGAAACGTGTACACTCCGAGAGAAGGCCACAAGGTGTctgagctggaggagctgaggaccGGAGAGAGATATGTGGCAGCCGGGGCGGAGCGCTTCAAACGACTCAG CTATTTGCTAATAACTCCTAGGAAACCAGAGccaaagaagaaagaagag ATCAAGCCAGTGACTCACAGCCGAATCGTAGTTCCTGCCAGGTGTTTGAGGAGCAATAAAGATTCATGCACCATCAA TGTTTTTACCAACGGGGACGTCTTCGTCCCTCCTGCCCGTATCCTGATCCCTAAGTTCACGCTGAGCAGCTGGGAGAAGGTGCTGGCCCTGGTGACGGAGAAGGTGGAGCTCAGGACAGGGGCAGTGCACGG GCTGTTCTCTCTGGAGGGCCGCCCGCTGCGGGGGCCCGAGGACCTCAGGAGCCACCAGTACTACGTGGCCGTGGGAGCAGAGAGGTTCAGGGTCAAGGCCTACAGCCAGTGG TTTGCTGCAGCCGGCTTTAGAGAGGACCTTGAACACACAGCCAGGGGCCGAATGAAGCAGCCCTCAGCCGCTGGCAGGCCGACGCAGCCAAACAACACGCAGGTGGCCACAGACCCACTTCTGCTCTCAGTGGGGG AGGGCAGCGCgttcagggggaggagccagagggaggaggtggcaggagcggtggaggtgcaggaggagagtgagctggaggtggagctgcCCATCGATCAG GTGGAGgccagagaggtggaggaggagtctgTACAAAGAGGAATTGAACCCAGTGGGATCAGCGAGGGCCTTCAGGGGCGTCGGCTCCCCGGCCGTTGGCCCATGGGTGTCAGCGGGAGAGAC ATTGGTACAG CTGTGTTCCACAACGCCATCATCCAGAGAGCTGTAACCGTGATGATCTTCTCGGAGGACTCACACTCTGTACTACTCTGA